A genomic segment from Streptomyces sp. NBC_00459 encodes:
- a CDS encoding 4-hydroxybenzoate 3-monooxygenase, which produces MVVLGAGPAGLVLGNILVDRGIDCVVLERAERTHVQTRARAGFLAANTVRILERHGLTEGLRRRGQLHSTCEFRTEDGRFRLDYSGLGQGERHTVYPQQELVTDLLTRFLERGGQLRFGVEALAVRDADSERPEVDVRDADGRPGLWRARYVAGCDGRHGAARRSLPPGTVRHHRDHGVTWLGLLAEAPPSLDAVGYAVHERGFAGHMARTSEVTRYYLQCERGTRADDWSEERIWDELELRMRAREYGPLRRGRVVQRSVVDLESDVLEPLRHGALFLVGDAAGLISPSAAKGANLAVLEASLLARALIDDLTLGDPEGLDAYSARSLVHIWRAQEFSHWMIGLLHGPSGADAESLFHNSLRRSRLTSLRTSRSHQDWFAEHYVGV; this is translated from the coding sequence GTGGTCGTCCTCGGGGCAGGGCCGGCCGGGCTCGTGCTCGGCAACATCCTTGTGGACCGGGGGATCGACTGCGTCGTCCTGGAGCGGGCCGAGCGCACGCATGTGCAGACGCGGGCCCGTGCCGGGTTCCTGGCCGCCAACACCGTACGGATCCTGGAACGGCACGGTCTCACCGAGGGGTTGCGGCGGCGCGGGCAACTCCACAGCACCTGCGAGTTCCGTACCGAGGACGGCCGGTTCCGGCTGGACTACAGCGGGCTCGGGCAGGGGGAGCGGCACACCGTCTACCCCCAACAGGAGCTGGTGACCGACCTGTTGACGCGGTTCCTGGAACGTGGCGGACAACTCCGTTTCGGTGTCGAGGCATTGGCCGTACGCGACGCCGACAGCGAGCGGCCCGAGGTGGATGTGCGCGACGCCGACGGGCGGCCGGGCCTGTGGCGGGCGCGGTACGTGGCCGGCTGCGACGGCCGGCACGGCGCGGCCCGGCGTTCACTGCCGCCAGGCACGGTCCGCCACCACCGCGATCACGGCGTGACCTGGCTCGGCCTGCTCGCCGAGGCGCCGCCCAGTCTGGACGCCGTCGGATACGCGGTGCACGAGCGCGGGTTCGCCGGGCACATGGCCCGCACGAGCGAGGTCACCCGCTACTACCTGCAGTGCGAGCGCGGCACCCGGGCCGACGACTGGTCCGAGGAACGGATCTGGGACGAGCTGGAGTTGCGGATGCGGGCGCGGGAGTACGGCCCGCTGCGCCGCGGGCGCGTCGTGCAGCGATCCGTCGTCGACCTGGAGTCCGACGTGCTCGAACCGTTGCGCCACGGCGCGCTGTTCCTCGTCGGCGACGCCGCCGGTCTGATCAGCCCGTCCGCCGCGAAGGGCGCCAATCTCGCGGTCCTCGAAGCGTCTCTCCTGGCCCGCGCCCTGATCGACGACCTCACCCTCGGGGATCCCGAGGGCCTCGACGCCTACTCGGCGCGGAGTCTGGTCCACATCTGGCGTGCGCAGGAGTTCTCGCACTGGATGATCGGGCTGCTGCACGGCCCGTCCGGCGCGGACGCCGAGTCGCTGTTCCACAACTCCCTGCGCCGCTCCCGCCTCACCTCACTGCGCACCTCGCGCAGCCACCAGGACTGGTTCGCCGAGCACTACGTCGGCGTATAG
- a CDS encoding Rieske 2Fe-2S domain-containing protein: MPFVPYGWYAVLRSAELPPGKVVSLHYFGRALIAFRGTDGQATVRDAHCPHYGAHLGAGGKVVDGTVVCPFHGWRFGTDGKCVEAPFAARTPKVSLGGFPVREHSGLVLVHVGPGEPSWEVPEIPETKSKDYAAPIDDTCRARIHVQEMRENIVDESHFHYIHGQVEPPVQDWSQDGPYAEARGRIARRVLRWDINNTFDAFMYGPGVMVVRVHGPVLSVTAVALTTPIDDRTSELRMLYYLRKPARLPFLTPFLKLVFRAEALGEVREEVEIWDHKIHQARPVLLPHEKGIRALRRWYAQFYPAEVTIPGARQPELSAGAGADAETVGRTGSDEPVRTAP; encoded by the coding sequence ATGCCGTTCGTTCCGTACGGCTGGTACGCCGTGCTCCGCAGCGCCGAGCTGCCGCCGGGCAAGGTCGTCAGCCTCCACTACTTCGGCCGGGCGCTCATCGCCTTCCGCGGGACCGACGGGCAGGCGACCGTCCGGGACGCGCACTGCCCCCACTACGGCGCACACCTGGGCGCCGGTGGGAAGGTCGTGGACGGCACGGTGGTGTGCCCGTTCCACGGCTGGCGGTTCGGTACGGACGGCAAGTGCGTCGAGGCACCGTTCGCCGCCCGCACCCCCAAGGTGTCCCTCGGCGGATTCCCGGTCCGTGAACACAGCGGACTCGTCCTCGTCCACGTCGGACCGGGCGAGCCGTCGTGGGAGGTACCGGAGATCCCCGAGACGAAGTCCAAGGACTACGCCGCCCCGATCGACGACACCTGCCGGGCGCGCATCCACGTGCAGGAGATGCGCGAGAACATCGTCGACGAGTCCCACTTCCACTACATCCACGGCCAGGTCGAACCCCCCGTCCAGGACTGGAGCCAGGACGGCCCGTACGCCGAGGCCCGCGGCCGGATCGCCCGACGCGTCCTCCGCTGGGACATCAACAACACCTTCGACGCCTTCATGTACGGCCCGGGCGTCATGGTGGTCCGCGTGCACGGCCCCGTCCTGTCGGTGACCGCGGTCGCCCTCACCACCCCGATCGACGACCGCACCAGCGAACTCCGGATGCTGTACTACCTGCGCAAACCGGCCCGGCTCCCCTTCCTGACACCTTTCCTCAAGCTCGTCTTCCGCGCGGAGGCCCTGGGCGAGGTACGGGAGGAGGTCGAGATCTGGGACCACAAGATCCACCAGGCCCGCCCGGTCCTGCTTCCGCACGAGAAGGGGATCAGGGCGCTGCGGCGGTGGTACGCACAGTTCTATCCGGCTGAGGTGACGATTCCGGGGGCGCGCCAGCCGGAGCTGTCGGCCGGGGCCGGGGCTGATGCCGAAACCGTCGGACGGACAGGGAGCGACGAGCCGGTCCGGACTGCGCCGTAG
- a CDS encoding S8 family peptidase, producing the protein MLTAAALTAALLGAPESGAAQSGSGTAGTAPTLGKARTVTLVTGDRVTLDATGQVTGVRPGKGREGTTFRIARNADRTYVVPRDAERLLANGTADRRLFDVTQLVEWGYDDAARPDLPLIVTYAEGRTLAPSALSAAGARVSRDLPSVNGDALKARKSEGAGLWETLTGSGGTARERSAAADRVEKIWLDGKVEAALDRSTAQIGAPEAWAAGYDGTGVKVAVLDTGVDGTHPDLKGRIDAAKNFSDAADTVDRVGHGTHVASTVAGSGAHSGGKYKGVAPGARLISGKVLDDSGDGEESAVIAGAQWAVAQGAKVVNLSLGGPDSPGDDPVEQAVDELSASSGALFVIAAGNEGPAAGTIGSPGSAAAALTVGAVDRIDAMAEFSSRGPTADGSLKPDLTAPGVDIVAAKAAQGTEGDPAADGYVSKSGTSMATPHVAGAAAILAQRHPDWTGERIKAALTASAEPTAGVSAFAQGTGRTDIVRALDQQLTTTPATIGFAAQQWPHTDDRPIARTVTYRNDGDRPLTLDLTTEAYGEDGKPAAEGMFEVSPKQLTVPAGATATAQVTADTSAGTADGAFGGSVTATDGAGTTVRTGIGVQREVESYNLTVKHLDLQGKPAARSETGVQALDGGIWSDYADDTDGEFTVRLPKGRYSLEGRIDTGATPRTGDLALLLNPKFSLTRDTRLVMDARKAEPIRITVPDSKAKETDSTLNYGVDIGGYRSISTYMGSFSRLRVGQFGARLPANEAFAQYNGTWTHGSTNYRPAWNRTGDLSGFTANLKHVQFAKITLAAGSPLKGKTGGLVAAPITPGGPWFDLSPTDISLPAGLTEYVLPGVKWRYAITQNSGTDEYGDPVWDAGQWTAKPRSYSAGKQYTERFNTGVFGPHLTGPLPDGEDRPGAVRVGDTFLAYLPLFSDGAGHVGDSRYGKARSTLYAGAEQVFATNTDLAGVSYELPAAKRTFRLTTDVSRPTSLSSVSTRVAVEWTFTSAHVTGVGQRLPLSVVRFTPRLSAASTAKAGTRFSVPFTVEGAATARTARKLAFSVSYDDGRTWHPAKAVDGKRLDLRHPAKAGTVSLRVTLRDTAGNTLKQTIHRAYRTVK; encoded by the coding sequence GTGCTCACCGCCGCCGCCCTTACCGCCGCTCTGCTCGGCGCCCCGGAATCCGGGGCCGCGCAGTCCGGCAGCGGTACGGCCGGCACGGCCCCCACCCTTGGCAAGGCCAGGACCGTAACCCTCGTCACCGGCGACCGGGTCACCCTGGACGCCACCGGACAGGTCACCGGCGTGCGGCCCGGCAAGGGCCGGGAAGGCACCACGTTCCGAATAGCGCGGAACGCCGACCGTACCTACGTCGTCCCGCGTGACGCCGAGCGGCTCCTCGCGAACGGCACCGCCGACCGGCGGCTGTTCGACGTGACGCAGCTGGTCGAGTGGGGGTACGACGACGCGGCGCGCCCCGACCTCCCGCTGATCGTGACGTACGCCGAGGGCCGCACCCTCGCGCCGAGCGCGCTGTCCGCCGCCGGGGCCCGGGTGAGCCGGGACCTGCCCAGCGTCAACGGGGACGCGCTGAAGGCCCGTAAGTCGGAGGGCGCCGGGCTGTGGGAGACGCTCACCGGCAGCGGGGGGACGGCCCGGGAGAGGTCGGCCGCCGCCGACCGGGTCGAGAAGATCTGGCTGGACGGGAAGGTCGAGGCAGCCCTCGACAGGAGCACCGCCCAGATCGGCGCCCCCGAGGCCTGGGCGGCCGGGTACGACGGGACGGGCGTCAAGGTCGCAGTACTGGACACCGGGGTCGACGGCACGCACCCGGACCTGAAGGGCCGTATCGACGCGGCGAAGAACTTCTCCGACGCGGCGGACACGGTCGACCGGGTGGGCCACGGCACGCATGTCGCCTCGACGGTCGCGGGCTCCGGCGCGCACTCCGGGGGGAAGTACAAGGGGGTCGCCCCGGGCGCCCGGCTGATCAGCGGCAAGGTACTCGACGACAGCGGCGACGGCGAGGAGTCCGCTGTCATCGCCGGTGCGCAGTGGGCCGTCGCGCAGGGCGCCAAGGTGGTCAACCTGAGCCTGGGCGGTCCCGACAGCCCGGGTGACGATCCCGTCGAACAGGCGGTGGACGAGCTGTCCGCCTCCTCCGGCGCCCTCTTCGTGATCGCCGCAGGCAACGAGGGCCCCGCCGCCGGCACGATCGGCTCGCCGGGCAGCGCCGCCGCCGCGCTCACCGTGGGCGCGGTGGACCGTATCGACGCGATGGCCGAGTTCTCCAGCCGCGGCCCGACAGCGGACGGTTCCCTCAAGCCCGACCTCACCGCCCCCGGCGTCGACATCGTCGCCGCGAAGGCCGCCCAGGGCACGGAGGGCGACCCGGCCGCCGACGGCTACGTCTCGAAGAGCGGTACGTCGATGGCGACCCCGCATGTCGCGGGCGCAGCCGCGATCCTCGCCCAGCGCCACCCCGACTGGACCGGCGAGCGCATCAAGGCGGCGCTCACCGCGTCCGCCGAACCCACCGCCGGTGTCTCGGCGTTCGCGCAGGGCACGGGCCGTACGGACATCGTCCGCGCCCTCGACCAGCAGCTCACCACTACGCCCGCCACCATCGGCTTCGCCGCCCAGCAGTGGCCGCACACCGACGACCGGCCGATCGCCAGGACCGTCACCTACCGCAACGACGGCGACCGCCCCCTCACCCTCGACCTGACCACCGAGGCGTACGGCGAGGACGGAAAGCCCGCCGCCGAGGGCATGTTCGAGGTCTCGCCGAAGCAGCTCACCGTCCCGGCGGGCGCCACCGCGACCGCCCAGGTCACCGCCGACACCAGCGCGGGCACGGCCGACGGCGCCTTCGGCGGCTCGGTCACCGCGACGGACGGCGCCGGCACCACCGTACGGACCGGTATCGGCGTACAGCGCGAGGTCGAGTCGTACAACCTGACCGTCAAGCACCTGGACCTGCAGGGCAAGCCCGCCGCCCGCTCGGAGACCGGGGTGCAGGCTCTGGACGGCGGGATCTGGAGCGACTACGCGGACGACACGGACGGCGAGTTCACCGTACGGCTGCCCAAGGGCCGTTACAGCCTCGAAGGCCGTATCGACACGGGCGCCACCCCCAGGACCGGTGACCTGGCCCTCCTCCTGAACCCGAAGTTCTCGCTCACCCGTGACACCAGACTCGTCATGGACGCCCGCAAGGCCGAGCCGATCCGGATCACCGTCCCGGACAGCAAGGCCAAGGAGACCGACAGCACCCTCAACTACGGGGTCGACATCGGCGGGTACCGGAGCATCTCCACGTACATGGGCAGCTTCAGCAGGCTGCGCGTCGGGCAGTTCGGCGCCAGGCTGCCCGCGAACGAGGCGTTCGCGCAGTACAACGGCACCTGGACGCACGGCAGTACGAACTACCGGCCGGCCTGGAACCGTACCGGCGATCTGTCGGGCTTCACCGCGAACCTGAAGCACGTGCAGTTCGCCAAGATCACGCTCGCCGCCGGATCGCCGCTCAAGGGCAAGACGGGTGGGCTCGTCGCCGCGCCGATCACGCCGGGCGGCCCCTGGTTCGACCTCTCCCCGACCGACATCTCCCTGCCGGCCGGCCTCACCGAATACGTCCTGCCGGGCGTGAAGTGGCGGTACGCCATCACGCAGAACAGCGGCACGGACGAGTACGGCGACCCGGTGTGGGACGCCGGTCAGTGGACCGCGAAGCCCCGTTCGTACAGCGCGGGCAAGCAGTACACCGAGCGCTTCAACACGGGCGTCTTCGGCCCGCACCTCACGGGCCCGCTGCCGGACGGCGAGGACCGTCCCGGCGCGGTGCGCGTCGGCGACACCTTCCTGGCCTACCTTCCGCTGTTCTCCGACGGAGCCGGCCACGTCGGTGACTCCCGCTACGGCAAGGCCAGGAGCACCCTGTACGCGGGCGCCGAGCAGGTGTTCGCCACGAACACCGACCTGGCCGGCGTCTCGTACGAACTCCCCGCCGCCAAGCGCACGTTCCGCCTCACCACGGACGTCTCCCGCCCCACCTCGCTCTCCTCGGTGAGCACCCGGGTCGCCGTCGAGTGGACCTTCACCTCCGCGCACGTCACCGGCGTCGGGCAGCGGCTGCCGCTGTCGGTGGTCCGCTTCACCCCCAGGCTGAGCGCGGCGAGCACGGCCAAGGCGGGTACGCGCTTCTCGGTCCCGTTCACGGTCGAGGGCGCGGCCACCGCACGCACCGCCCGCAAGCTCGCCTTCTCCGTCTCGTACGACGACGGCCGGACCTGGCACCCGGCGAAGGCGGTCGACGGCAAGCGCCTCGACCTGCGGCACCCGGCGAAGGCGGGCACGGTCTCCCTGCGCGTGACCCTCAGGGACACGGCCGGCAACACCCTGAAGCAGACGATCCATCGGGCCTATCGGACCGTCAAGTAG